TTCTATTCGAAGATGACTTGATGGTGGCTGTAGATAAACCTTCGGGGATATCCGTTCATCCCGGTAAGGGAATTCAGATAGTAACGCTTATCGAAGGACTGATGGCATACGGAGATGCCAGAGGCTTTGTACCCCGCCCGGTTCATAGGCTTGATAAGCACACTTCCGGGGTGATTGTTTTCGCTAAATCGCCCGAAGCGGCAAGAGAACTCTCGAAGCTCTTTAGAGAACGCGGAGTAGAAAAGGGTTACCAAACGCTCGTGAAAGGTATTCCTGAGAAAAACCGGAAGCTAATTTCCCGGAGAGAGAAATTTGTCGAGTCAATGGCTTTCGAGGTAGAAAAAAGCTTTGAATCGGTCTCGCTGCTATGGGTTGATCTGTTTACCGGGAAGAAGCATCAAATACGCCGCCAGTTGAGTGAGGCAGGTTATCCGGTTGTCGGAGACGATGTATATGGTGACAGGGCGTTCAATAAAGACTTTAAGAAGATAACAGGACTGAAACGGTATTTTCTTCACTGCTCCAGACTTTCCTTCACCAGAGAAAATGGAAAGAGAATCGAGATCGCATCCGAGCTTGCTGTTGACCTCCAGAAGGTGTTGGCCAACCTTAAATGAAGTCAATATTTCTTATTTTAGCCATTACTCTGGCAGCTGTTTCCGGGTTTGGTCAGTTGGAGATCAGAAACGAGATAGAAGAGGCGAATGCGGAGCTATCAATGATCTACAATTTCTCGGTGAAGTACAGCCTTTCGATTCTTAAGGGCGAAGGTCACGAGCAACCTGCAGCGATTGATAACAACGGGATTTATCAGATATTTCTCTACACCTCTTCTTACAGGTCGGGAGTTGCTAGACACGAACTTGCCCACGTTTATTTCTTCGAATATCTGAGAAGTGAAGGTCTTAATCCCGATGAAATCCCTCTA
This region of Mesotoga infera genomic DNA includes:
- a CDS encoding RluA family pseudouridine synthase, coding for MRFVRGLEAPLKFCGVISIDRELKVVKENFYERLDRFLRRELSDLKLSSIYKLLRKGNVRVNGERVKDGSSRLEIGDVVQVVFSGDPSRLKRLEESRELTPHEIPLVILFEDDLMVAVDKPSGISVHPGKGIQIVTLIEGLMAYGDARGFVPRPVHRLDKHTSGVIVFAKSPEAARELSKLFRERGVEKGYQTLVKGIPEKNRKLISRREKFVESMAFEVEKSFESVSLLWVDLFTGKKHQIRRQLSEAGYPVVGDDVYGDRAFNKDFKKITGLKRYFLHCSRLSFTRENGKRIEIASELAVDLQKVLANLK